GCATGTTGGCGCCGAGCGCGAGCAACCCTCCATCCTGAAAGAGAAGGCACTGAACTATAAGAACGACCGAAATTATTATCGTAGCGGCCATCGGTCCGACGAGAACTGCCGCCAGGAATCCTCCCATAAGGTGACCGGATGTTCCTCCCGCTACTGGAAAATTGAACATCTGTGCAGCAAAGATAAACGCAGCCAGCGCTCCCATAGTTGGGATCATCCTGTCCGCCATGTTTTTCTTGAGAGAGCGAATCGAGGCGCCGACTCCTATTGCAGAAGTCGCGTATGAAACCACGCTTACCGGTATGCTTAAAAATCCGTCCGGGATGTGCATTTCCCTCCCCTCCATCAAGAGGCAGCTGGCTGCCATTTGCCGCGTATGAGATCCCTCATCCTTATCCCCTTGTTATAGAGCCACTGCTGAGTAACGCTCATGACGGTGTTGACAAGGATGTAGAGCACCAGACCCACCGGCAGAAACAACATGAAGATACAGAACATGATCGGCATAATCATCATCATCTTCTTCTGAGCAGGATCGGCCGATGCTGATGGGGTAAGCAACTGTTGTGCGGCCATGAAAAGACCTAGCAGTATCGGCATTATGTAGTACGGATCGGGAGCAGAGAGATCTTTATAAAACCAGAAGAAAGGGGCGCGAAACAGTTCGATGGAATTCCAAAGCACCTTGTAAAGAGCGATGTAGATAGGAAACTGCGCCAGCATCGGAAGGCACCCTCCCATCGGGTTTACTTTGTGCGCCTTGAACAGCGCCATCGTTTCCTGATTGAGCCTCTGTTTGTCATCCTTGAATTTTTTCTGAAGCTCTTTGAGCTGCGGCTGAACCCTCTGCATCTCTTTCATCGACTTGAGAGATTTAGCGTTGATCGGATGCAGCAGCAGCTTCACAAAAATCGTCAGCATGATGATCGCGATGCCGTAGTTGTTGATTATCTCGTGAAAAAACTGGAGTAAATATACGATCGGAATCGCAATTATTGTAAACCAGCCGTAGTCTATCGCCTTGTCCATTTCGACACCAACCCCCTTGAGCAGTTCCAGATCCTTCGGCCCTGCATAGGTCGAAAAGAGCGACTTCCCGATATCGCCAGCCGGGATTATCTTCTCCGGCAGCACTGCGGAGGTCCAAAGAGAGGCTACAGCCCCGCTCCCATCGGCACTTTTTATGACTCCGCTTTCCGATGAGAGCTCCTCTCCCTGAATCCTTGGAATGATCGATGCTATGAAATATCTTCCTTCCAGCGCCGACCAGAGAAGGGAGCCCGTCTCTTTTTTCATAAGCCCCAGTTTGGCGATATCGCTTTCGCGGTGGGCTTTCCCATTCATAAAATAAACCGGGCTCATGGCTTCGACAGGCTGCTGCCTTCCAAGTCCCAAAAAACCTCCGGATTTCATAGGAAGGTACCTGCTCCCCCATGCCATCTTGGGCTTTAGCCTGAGAGGTCTGGATGTGAGGTTTTTCATCTCAATGGAAACGTCGGCTTGATAGGTACCTTTGACAAGCTCGATCGTCTTTAAAATTTCAATCTCGGCAGAGCGCCACCTGAACGAAACATGAGAGTCATCCGCGGATATCATCTCGTACCTGGGGTTTTTAGGGAAAAAGATATCAGCATCGACAAATGAAAGCGCGAAGGCCGGGATGACCTCCGACGCGCTCGAAGAAAGGTCGATCAACGGGCTGTTTTTATCGATGGTCGCGTTGTATTTCTTCATTTTCCAAGAAGTAGCAACGCCGCCGTCGTTGGTAAATTCCGCCTCGATTAGATCGTTGGATATCTTCCAGGTTCTGACCTCGATAGCCGTCTGCGGGTCATCTTCGGCCATTTGCGCCGGAGAGGGAGCCGGGGCTTCAGAGGAAACGGAGGTAGGAGCAGCTGTTGAAGCCTGAACACTTGCTGGCGCCTGCTGCTGGACTGCCGTCTCCTGCCTGGCAACCTCTTTGTTGGGATTTAACACGGTGTACCAAAGGATAAAAAATGCCGTGGCAAGTACGATAGCTAAAACCATTCTATGCTCTGACTTCATTTAAACCCCCATTATTTTGAAGGTGGGTGATCAAGGCCGCCGGGATTCCACGGACCGCACTTGGAAAGCCTCTTCAGCGTCAGACAAAACGCCCGATGCGCTCTGAAATTCTCAAAGGCCTCCACGGCGTATTCGGAGCAGGTCGGATGAAATCTGCACCTTCCGCCAAGCGCCCCTATTATCGGAGCCGCAAGAAGCTGATATAACCGTATCAAAAAGATGAAAAATCTCCGCATGTCAAATTCCTACGAAATCCTGGCGACTAGGCGCTCGAGCGCGGCCCACAAATCGTCTCTGATGTCCATGTTGTCTATCTCGCCTGAGTCAGTCCCGAAGATAACCACGGTCTCTCCGCTCGGAAAATCTTTTTTATTGAGCCTGAAAAAATCACGGGCTACCCGCTTGAGTCGATTACGAGAAACGGCATCGCCGCTTTTTTTCGTCGCGATGAGACCGAGCTTTTTTAGATTTCCAGGCAGAAAAGAAAGCGTCACGAAGCGACCGCGCGACCTGACCCCGCTGCACCTGACTTTTTTAAAGTCGTCGCCGCGCCTGATCCTCTCTTTTGGTGAAAATTTTTTCCGGTCATCGGATGTCATTTCTCGCTGCTGACCGACAGGCTGGCTCTCTTTTTCGCGCGCCTGCTGGAG
This DNA window, taken from Myxococcales bacterium, encodes the following:
- a CDS encoding energy-coupling factor ABC transporter permease, with product MHIPDGFLSIPVSVVSYATSAIGVGASIRSLKKNMADRMIPTMGALAAFIFAAQMFNFPVAGGTSGHLMGGFLAAVLVGPMAATIIISVVLIVQCLLFQDGGLLALGANMLNMALFATWGGWAIYRSLSALSGRGFRWAAIFIGAWSSMVIASAACAIELAASGTIAARIVMPAMIGVHAIIGIGEGLITALVVSFVERVGVQKVCSGRP
- the yidC gene encoding membrane protein insertase YidC → MKSEHRMVLAIVLATAFFILWYTVLNPNKEVARQETAVQQQAPASVQASTAAPTSVSSEAPAPSPAQMAEDDPQTAIEVRTWKISNDLIEAEFTNDGGVATSWKMKKYNATIDKNSPLIDLSSSASEVIPAFALSFVDADIFFPKNPRYEMISADDSHVSFRWRSAEIEILKTIELVKGTYQADVSIEMKNLTSRPLRLKPKMAWGSRYLPMKSGGFLGLGRQQPVEAMSPVYFMNGKAHRESDIAKLGLMKKETGSLLWSALEGRYFIASIIPRIQGEELSSESGVIKSADGSGAVASLWTSAVLPEKIIPAGDIGKSLFSTYAGPKDLELLKGVGVEMDKAIDYGWFTIIAIPIVYLLQFFHEIINNYGIAIIMLTIFVKLLLHPINAKSLKSMKEMQRVQPQLKELQKKFKDDKQRLNQETMALFKAHKVNPMGGCLPMLAQFPIYIALYKVLWNSIELFRAPFFWFYKDLSAPDPYYIMPILLGLFMAAQQLLTPSASADPAQKKMMMIMPIMFCIFMLFLPVGLVLYILVNTVMSVTQQWLYNKGIRMRDLIRGKWQPAAS
- the yidD gene encoding membrane protein insertion efficiency factor YidD, translating into MRRFFIFLIRLYQLLAAPIIGALGGRCRFHPTCSEYAVEAFENFRAHRAFCLTLKRLSKCGPWNPGGLDHPPSK
- the rnpA gene encoding ribonuclease P protein component; translated protein: MTSDDRKKFSPKERIRRGDDFKKVRCSGVRSRGRFVTLSFLPGNLKKLGLIATKKSGDAVSRNRLKRVARDFFRLNKKDFPSGETVVIFGTDSGEIDNMDIRDDLWAALERLVARIS